DNA from Chitinophaga pendula:
CCAAAGCGGTAAAAAAATAGTATTCACCCCAAAACAAACTCACATGACACTTGATGAATTTGTAGGACTTTCTGCTGCATTGACCGGTTACGATGCTGATGTGCTAAAGCCCTCTGCTGATACCCAACGCGTAAGCGAAGCATTATACGCGGAATTATCAAATCCAGATAATAAAATATCGCCGGCACAACTGCAGCAATTGACAGATACCTGGAATGCTATTGCCCACACACCAGCCGCACAACTTGAAGACCAGGTATGGCAGCAGATCGTTCAGAACCCTGCTATTAACAGACTGGCGCAGAACATCATTTATATGTGGTATCTGGGTATCTGGTACGACCTCGGTAAAAACCCCAACAGTTTCGCAACGCCTAATAATGATCATGTAGTGTCTTCTGTTGCCTACATCAATGGCCTGGTATGGGGAGAGATGGGAGCACATCCCATGGGATTTAGTACCGGTGACTATGGCTATTGGGCTCATACTCCCACATTGCCTGCAATAAATGCAGTAAGTGCAGCGGTACTTAAGTAAGAATCATTAAATCT
Protein-coding regions in this window:
- a CDS encoding sugar dehydrogenase complex small subunit, giving the protein MTLDEFVGLSAALTGYDADVLKPSADTQRVSEALYAELSNPDNKISPAQLQQLTDTWNAIAHTPAAQLEDQVWQQIVQNPAINRLAQNIIYMWYLGIWYDLGKNPNSFATPNNDHVVSSVAYINGLVWGEMGAHPMGFSTGDYGYWAHTPTLPAINAVSAAVLK